From the genome of Leptospira licerasiae serovar Varillal str. VAR 010, one region includes:
- a CDS encoding MBL fold metallo-hydrolase — protein MKIYHYDSIPDVKEIGDGIYKTEIPQPFYAPNNIYILPDGEPALIDSGYLANLGMLQRALRKIGLSLGKIKHIFYTHNHLDHLSAVLTIRYYTDAKLYAMKGMASGIGNYLEHVEMFNRASKRLVYKGHRIPEDRKRELTRIEEGNLNLRNTLSRGTRIDPILKFDIELVEGDVIHAGGRDIGFLHTPGHNLWHLTPYILEENIFFTGDLVLQNISSIYAEIDGNLEDYYRSLERISKMSIRRLLPAHGPEPESPQKAIKLLHKTLQILERGVIRRLKEKEYDLSALTLEAMGEKVANSGYYNTAMAILHSMVRKFIDKGWVEIIETEPPYETYRWIAEPEPQSK, from the coding sequence TTGAAAATATATCACTATGACTCAATTCCAGACGTAAAAGAGATCGGGGACGGAATTTATAAAACGGAGATACCTCAGCCGTTTTATGCGCCCAATAATATTTATATTCTACCAGATGGAGAACCTGCGCTTATAGATTCAGGCTATCTTGCCAATTTAGGAATGCTCCAAAGGGCGCTTCGAAAGATCGGTCTCAGCTTAGGTAAGATCAAACATATATTTTACACTCATAATCATTTAGATCATCTCAGTGCGGTTCTTACGATCAGGTATTATACGGATGCAAAACTTTACGCAATGAAAGGAATGGCTTCCGGCATCGGAAATTATCTAGAGCATGTGGAGATGTTCAACAGAGCCTCTAAACGATTGGTGTACAAGGGCCACCGGATTCCTGAAGATCGTAAAAGGGAACTAACAAGAATAGAAGAAGGGAACCTAAACTTAAGAAATACATTAAGTAGAGGGACTCGTATCGATCCGATCCTAAAATTCGATATAGAGTTGGTAGAAGGAGACGTGATCCACGCCGGCGGGAGAGATATAGGTTTTTTACATACACCTGGTCATAATCTTTGGCATCTCACTCCTTATATCCTAGAAGAGAATATATTTTTTACAGGAGACTTAGTCCTACAAAACATCTCTTCTATTTATGCGGAGATAGACGGAAATCTAGAGGATTATTACCGTTCCTTGGAAAGGATCTCCAAGATGAGCATTCGCAGATTATTGCCTGCCCACGGACCGGAACCTGAATCTCCACAAAAGGCAATCAAACTTCTTCATAAAACATTACAGATCTTGGAAAGAGGCGTAATCCGCAGACTTAAAGAAAAAGAATACGATCTTTCCGCTCTAACTCTAGAAGCTATGGGGGAGAAGGTTGCTAATTCAGGATATTATAATACTGCAATGGCAATCTTACATTCTATGGTACGCAAGTTCATAGACAAAGGCTGGGTAGAAATTATAGAAACGGAACCTCCTTACGAGACCTACCGCTGGATCGCGGAGCCGGAGCCGCAGAGTAAATAA
- a CDS encoding TetR/AcrR family transcriptional regulator: MKLSKAKPGWKKMPEEVRKESILQAAMQCFFSKGFEKTSVQDIADAAGLTKGGIYFHFESKEEIRDTLIQNFLSWERFGFEEPEVKALPPHLRLVEYLERLANRLTVEGNCSPRLFAEATACGALEKEILSFYDSLEKLFAKTIKESQENGKIRADLSPELSARTLLALFDGLQIQSDISNKRALQTVGREVLKVFFKSMLFLPQDNCEI, from the coding sequence ATGAAACTTAGCAAAGCAAAACCTGGCTGGAAAAAAATGCCGGAGGAGGTCCGAAAGGAATCCATCCTGCAGGCGGCTATGCAATGTTTCTTTAGTAAAGGTTTCGAAAAGACCTCTGTCCAAGATATAGCGGACGCAGCAGGCCTCACAAAGGGTGGGATCTATTTTCATTTCGAAAGTAAAGAAGAGATTAGAGACACACTCATCCAAAACTTTTTGTCCTGGGAAAGATTCGGATTCGAAGAGCCGGAAGTAAAGGCCCTACCCCCTCACTTACGCTTGGTAGAATACTTAGAAAGACTCGCAAATCGTCTAACAGTGGAAGGAAATTGTAGCCCTCGACTGTTTGCAGAAGCCACCGCTTGCGGCGCATTGGAAAAAGAAATATTAAGTTTTTATGATTCTTTAGAAAAACTTTTCGCTAAAACGATAAAGGAATCTCAAGAAAACGGCAAGATCAGGGCCGATCTTTCTCCGGAACTTTCTGCGAGGACCTTACTTGCACTTTTTGACGGCCTACAGATCCAATCGGATATTTCCAATAAGAGAGCTTTGCAGACCGTAGGAAGAGAAGTTTTAAAAGTATTTTTTAAATCTATGTTGTTCCTTCCTCAGGACAACTGCGAGATTTAA
- a CDS encoding MFS transporter codes for MRENQVKVYGYRWVILGLYALITAIIQIQWLTFAPIAREAKVFYDVSSIQIDLLSLIFMGVFVLMAIPASYVIDTYGIRIGVGVGAALTGIFSLSKGVYADNFSIVIASQIGLAIAQPFILNAVTKVSVQWFPITERATAVAIGTLAQFIGIILVMAITPRMLGEINPNPQEIPGILLNYGLVALAGAALFLAFFKEKPPTAPDRANLQDSKFKVFEGLKHILSQKDMRKSLLLFLIGLGVFNAVSTCIDQICETKNLNMTQSGEIAGMMLMSGIIAGIFVPLISDKVGRRQPFLVISMAGFLPGMLLFSLANDYTLVLAGAFLIGFFLLGIGAPIGFQYCAEITSPAPESSSQGLLLWIGQISGIFFILGLNFLGIDLFLKIFIGLGVLNLALSFLLKESPLMLGAKVLSRK; via the coding sequence ATGCGTGAAAACCAAGTAAAGGTATACGGCTACAGATGGGTGATTCTTGGTCTATACGCACTAATTACGGCGATTATCCAAATCCAATGGCTGACTTTTGCGCCTATAGCCAGAGAAGCTAAAGTGTTTTACGACGTATCAAGCATTCAGATAGATCTTCTTTCCCTTATCTTTATGGGAGTTTTCGTATTGATGGCGATCCCTGCTTCCTATGTCATCGATACTTACGGAATTAGGATCGGAGTCGGGGTCGGCGCAGCTCTCACAGGAATTTTCTCCTTAAGTAAAGGAGTTTATGCGGATAATTTTAGTATAGTGATAGCTTCTCAAATCGGTTTAGCGATTGCGCAGCCCTTCATATTAAACGCAGTCACAAAAGTCAGTGTACAGTGGTTCCCGATTACGGAAAGAGCCACCGCGGTGGCAATCGGGACCTTGGCACAATTTATAGGCATTATTTTAGTAATGGCAATCACTCCTAGAATGTTAGGAGAAATAAATCCGAATCCTCAAGAGATCCCAGGAATTCTTTTAAATTATGGATTAGTAGCATTGGCTGGAGCGGCTTTATTTTTAGCATTCTTCAAAGAGAAGCCTCCCACTGCTCCCGATAGAGCAAACCTGCAAGATTCCAAATTTAAAGTTTTCGAAGGTTTAAAACATATCTTGAGTCAGAAAGATATGAGAAAGTCCTTACTTCTATTCCTGATCGGATTAGGAGTATTTAATGCAGTTAGCACTTGTATCGATCAGATCTGCGAAACAAAAAATCTGAACATGACCCAGTCGGGTGAAATTGCAGGAATGATGTTAATGTCCGGGATTATCGCTGGCATTTTTGTTCCGTTGATCTCCGATAAAGTCGGCAGAAGACAACCTTTCTTGGTGATCTCAATGGCCGGATTTTTACCCGGAATGTTATTATTCTCCTTAGCGAATGACTATACATTAGTTTTGGCCGGAGCATTCTTGATCGGATTTTTCTTACTTGGGATCGGAGCACCGATCGGATTCCAATATTGTGCGGAGATCACCTCACCTGCACCTGAATCTTCTTCCCAAGGGCTTTTGCTTTGGATCGGTCAGATCTCGGGGATCTTCTTTATTTTAGGACTGAACTTTTTAGGAATCGATCTGTTCTTAAAAATATTTATAGGTCTTGGTGTATTGAACTTAGCTTTGTCTTTCTTACTCAAAGAATCTCCTTTGATGCTTGGAGCAAAAGTACTCTCCAGAAAATAA
- a CDS encoding apolipoprotein N-acyltransferase: MIRFSRNPVRPFLCLIGIASGILFGMEPFAFFPAGGLSAFCTYLLFLELKEWKFRSAIFWLLGLSQIINLIVFYWIPSSISAISGAGAIVSWTLFLVYGIFSHCKLIVFYLGWNFSLLLYNKYINSPERSAVFGWVIFPIWGVLSDLMMPQLFPWYWGNLAEGNLSFSQIASWAGIFGVGFFLLLGTSSLALVRKPFGQRYGIAGILVFGIVWTLGGFRLYSAPDYTVPNSTPAIEDGILKLSGVLIQPNTSPGKRELAENPEFVGQTISTSLELGLLSSLETSPPPDLLFLPESAVPFHGTIPNENPGQGVYSSTFHGALMYLTYKSGADILYNELNRFPEGLKNQVTLLSSSNGEVVRYDKRRLLAFGEYIPLESVFPFLRKLFKETSFYITGGDPKPLIGNRSLRRERMPSLPTEQETPLIQNPDHFRPILASSGKEENVSYQILPLICYEAMFPDLVRESVKFASKDTYTFFANPTNDSWFSSEVEAWQHGGAVRFRAIEFGLTLVRPAVTGISFAVDPYGRSLNHPTKYGEKDTRSFLLPATMLKEGGNTFYSEYGNFPFYIYTILAFTLFFLVGKKAFFKTKG; this comes from the coding sequence ATGATCCGGTTTTCCAGAAATCCGGTCCGTCCATTTTTATGCCTGATCGGAATTGCATCCGGAATCCTTTTCGGAATGGAGCCCTTTGCGTTTTTTCCTGCGGGAGGGCTCTCCGCATTCTGCACCTATCTTCTATTTTTAGAATTAAAAGAATGGAAATTTAGGTCGGCGATCTTCTGGCTTTTGGGACTTTCTCAGATCATTAATTTGATCGTATTCTATTGGATCCCCTCCTCTATTTCCGCAATCTCCGGAGCAGGGGCGATCGTTTCCTGGACGCTATTTTTGGTTTATGGGATATTCTCTCATTGTAAGCTTATCGTTTTTTACCTAGGATGGAATTTTAGTTTATTATTATATAATAAATACATTAATTCTCCGGAAAGATCCGCCGTATTCGGCTGGGTAATTTTTCCGATTTGGGGAGTTCTTTCCGATCTGATGATGCCCCAACTATTCCCTTGGTATTGGGGGAATTTAGCGGAAGGCAATTTATCCTTTTCTCAGATCGCATCTTGGGCAGGCATATTTGGAGTAGGTTTTTTTCTACTTTTAGGAACCTCCTCTTTAGCATTGGTCAGGAAACCTTTCGGACAAAGATACGGGATTGCGGGTATCCTTGTTTTCGGGATTGTTTGGACCTTAGGAGGTTTTAGGCTTTATTCCGCTCCGGATTATACTGTTCCAAATTCCACTCCTGCTATAGAAGATGGGATCTTAAAACTTTCAGGCGTTCTAATACAACCCAATACTAGTCCTGGCAAAAGAGAACTGGCCGAAAATCCTGAATTTGTAGGACAAACGATCAGCACAAGTTTAGAGTTAGGACTTCTTTCTTCTCTGGAAACATCTCCTCCTCCCGACCTTTTATTTTTGCCGGAATCCGCTGTCCCGTTTCACGGAACCATTCCGAATGAGAATCCCGGACAAGGAGTGTATTCTTCCACATTCCATGGCGCTCTAATGTATCTAACGTATAAATCTGGCGCGGACATTTTATACAACGAGTTGAACCGTTTTCCCGAAGGTTTAAAAAACCAAGTTACACTTCTATCTTCTTCCAATGGAGAAGTTGTGCGTTACGACAAGAGGAGATTGCTTGCTTTCGGTGAATATATCCCTTTAGAATCCGTATTTCCTTTTTTGAGAAAATTATTTAAGGAAACTTCCTTTTATATCACAGGCGGAGATCCTAAACCTCTTATCGGGAATCGTTCTTTGAGAAGGGAAAGAATGCCTTCCTTACCTACGGAACAAGAAACTCCTTTGATCCAAAATCCTGATCATTTTCGTCCAATTTTAGCAAGCTCCGGCAAGGAGGAAAATGTTTCCTACCAGATCCTTCCTTTGATCTGTTATGAGGCGATGTTTCCTGATTTAGTTAGAGAATCCGTAAAATTCGCTTCCAAGGACACATATACTTTTTTCGCAAATCCTACAAATGATTCTTGGTTCTCTTCCGAGGTAGAAGCCTGGCAACATGGAGGAGCAGTCCGATTTAGAGCGATTGAATTCGGACTCACCTTGGTGAGGCCCGCTGTCACAGGGATTTCTTTCGCAGTAGATCCTTACGGCAGAAGTTTAAATCATCCCACTAAGTACGGAGAAAAAGACACGAGATCCTTTTTACTTCCCGCCACAATGTTGAAAGAAGGAGGGAATACATTCTATTCCGAATACGGAAATTTTCCTTTTTATATTTATACTATTCTGGCATTCACGTTATTCTTCCTTGTAGGAAAAAAGGCTTTTTTCAAAACTAAGGGTTAA
- a CDS encoding NADH:flavin oxidoreductase/NADH oxidase family protein: MSENFMIQALSREGISAELKLPNGQILKNRIVKASMEEGLSDTEFLPSQRLFKLYERWSQSGAGLLLTGNVMVDLNGLTGPGNVILRKDMDLSSLKKWAEIGQSGGSKIWMQINHPGRQTFGFISETPVAPSPIKVNIPGRMFSKVFGVPRELSGEEIKILIQKFVDAAVIAEKAGFNGVEVHSAHGYLLNQFLSPITNIRKDEWGGSLQNRARFLLEVLKGIKSSVSSDFGVGVKLNSADFQGGGFQEDDSIQVIKMLEPLGLDLLEISGGNYESPAMQGTGTNKREAYFLDFAKKAKEVTKIPLLVTGGFRSRSVMEEAVVSQAADLVGIAAPFAFHPTFVNGLLSGKIEKVSVEIPKLSNPALNSLSKMSAIRLQFRRMGEGKEPRLPNSLIWNMIADQIRGRRNAKNYKNLLRKLSKPGLDTNR; the protein is encoded by the coding sequence TTGAGTGAGAATTTTATGATCCAGGCATTATCCAGGGAAGGAATTTCAGCCGAACTGAAACTCCCTAACGGCCAAATACTCAAAAACAGAATTGTGAAAGCATCTATGGAAGAAGGTCTTTCAGATACCGAATTTCTTCCGAGCCAAAGATTATTCAAACTTTATGAAAGATGGTCCCAATCAGGCGCGGGTCTTCTTCTTACCGGAAACGTGATGGTAGATCTGAACGGGCTTACAGGTCCGGGAAATGTGATCTTAAGAAAAGATATGGATCTTTCTTCTCTAAAAAAATGGGCGGAGATAGGTCAGTCCGGTGGATCCAAAATTTGGATGCAGATCAATCATCCGGGAAGACAAACATTCGGCTTCATTTCGGAAACGCCAGTCGCTCCATCTCCGATCAAAGTAAATATACCCGGAAGAATGTTCTCCAAAGTTTTCGGAGTACCTAGAGAATTAAGCGGGGAAGAGATCAAAATACTCATCCAAAAGTTCGTGGATGCCGCAGTCATAGCGGAAAAGGCGGGATTCAACGGGGTAGAAGTCCATTCCGCTCACGGATATTTATTGAATCAGTTCCTTTCTCCTATAACCAATATTAGAAAAGATGAATGGGGTGGCTCTTTACAAAATCGGGCCAGATTTCTTTTGGAAGTCTTGAAAGGGATCAAATCCTCCGTTAGCTCCGATTTCGGAGTTGGAGTCAAATTGAATTCCGCCGACTTCCAAGGTGGAGGTTTCCAAGAAGACGATTCTATCCAAGTCATTAAAATGTTGGAGCCGCTCGGTTTGGATCTTTTGGAAATATCAGGAGGTAATTATGAATCTCCTGCAATGCAAGGCACAGGCACCAACAAAAGAGAAGCTTACTTCTTGGATTTTGCAAAAAAAGCAAAAGAAGTCACTAAGATCCCGCTGTTGGTAACAGGAGGATTCAGAAGCAGATCGGTAATGGAGGAAGCAGTCGTTTCCCAAGCGGCAGATTTAGTGGGGATCGCCGCGCCTTTCGCATTTCATCCTACTTTTGTAAACGGATTGCTTTCCGGAAAGATAGAAAAGGTCTCAGTAGAAATTCCAAAACTTTCCAATCCTGCATTAAATTCGCTTTCTAAGATGTCTGCAATTCGTCTTCAGTTCAGAAGAATGGGAGAAGGGAAAGAACCAAGACTTCCAAATTCTTTGATCTGGAATATGATCGCCGACCAGATCAGAGGAAGACGTAACGCTAAAAATTATAAGAACTTGCTTCGAAAACTCTCGAAGCCCGGCCTAGATACTAATCGATAG
- a CDS encoding LBF_2804 family protein — MNVRVESYSDYKPGVLEKWGIKILRNYVNAEKEEEKTLGPSQDFFPKSTRIIHWASFLGLQIGFWTTYFIILVEKFFPESPETFSPAFIEKWSYAGAALAIGTIVEFYLLYKLGLWAAYKLTKLSGIQLEEDPDLVTRNENLLSRMALEIPDPDLKLLGIDPLRLTDKRSLLIRTFFYKTKVLLSNLIAKIVLRKILARNSLRVYADYIAAPITAIWDGVVMYLILKELRIRLLSRIIAKEVTDEILKNRDKLSKEGKIAFLAAVGNSVVFTQIFHPNLEYMLIKMHKGFGSNSQNGSLDDLDTFGSLVAKLSKEEKRACLRLLCIACSFDGKLSSFETKHIKRILGEEAEENLDSIRILSEYIRKGNLEACRERSRLFS; from the coding sequence ATGAATGTAAGGGTAGAATCTTATTCAGATTATAAACCGGGCGTTTTAGAAAAATGGGGTATTAAAATTCTCCGGAATTATGTCAATGCGGAGAAGGAAGAAGAAAAGACTCTAGGTCCAAGCCAGGACTTCTTCCCTAAAAGTACTAGAATTATACATTGGGCTTCTTTCTTAGGGTTGCAGATCGGATTTTGGACGACCTATTTTATAATCTTAGTGGAGAAATTTTTTCCGGAATCGCCCGAAACATTCTCTCCTGCGTTTATTGAAAAATGGAGTTATGCAGGCGCAGCTCTCGCTATTGGAACCATCGTAGAGTTTTATTTGCTTTATAAATTAGGATTATGGGCCGCGTATAAACTCACAAAACTTTCCGGCATCCAATTGGAAGAAGATCCCGACCTAGTCACTAGAAATGAGAACTTACTTTCCAGAATGGCTTTGGAAATTCCGGATCCGGATCTAAAACTATTAGGAATAGATCCTTTACGACTCACCGATAAAAGGAGTTTGCTCATACGAACATTCTTTTATAAGACCAAAGTTTTACTCTCAAACCTGATCGCTAAGATCGTACTTCGAAAAATTTTAGCAAGAAACTCATTAAGAGTTTATGCGGACTATATAGCCGCTCCTATCACTGCGATCTGGGACGGGGTAGTCATGTATTTGATCTTAAAAGAACTAAGGATCAGATTGCTTTCTAGGATAATCGCAAAAGAGGTCACTGACGAAATATTAAAGAACAGAGATAAGCTCAGCAAAGAAGGGAAGATTGCATTCTTAGCTGCTGTCGGGAACTCGGTCGTATTCACCCAAATATTCCATCCTAATCTGGAATACATGCTGATAAAAATGCATAAAGGATTCGGCTCGAATTCCCAAAACGGATCTTTGGATGATCTGGATACGTTCGGAAGTTTGGTCGCAAAATTATCTAAGGAAGAAAAGAGGGCCTGCTTGCGGTTATTATGTATCGCATGTTCCTTCGACGGTAAACTTTCTTCGTTCGAAACAAAACATATTAAACGAATTCTCGGGGAAGAAGCAGAGGAAAATTTGGATTCGATCAGAATTCTATCCGAGTATATCCGAAAAGGAAATTTAGAAGCTTGCAGAGAAAGGAGTCGCCTATTTTCCTAG
- a CDS encoding ribonuclease H-like domain-containing protein: MLEHTFCHLPGIDVIEEGKLWDQGILHWNEFREVLKEKVKSPSDMHSRLLLDSLDFSRKEMDRKNWDYFFFALPNQQKWRLFPIIRENLLYLDIETSGLGSGDFVTVVGTYDGNEFKTYLRGRNMDDFPEELSNSHVFVTYNGAAFDVPFLEKEFGRKFKNRHLDLMYILRSLGIKGGLKGCEKALGIKRDLPYEVNGADAVRLWWQYVQYDDQDALDLLLKYNKEDVVNLELLFIKAYNLKIKETRFFGEVIPEI, translated from the coding sequence TTGTTAGAACATACATTCTGCCATCTTCCTGGGATCGATGTAATCGAAGAGGGAAAACTCTGGGACCAAGGAATTCTTCATTGGAACGAATTCAGAGAAGTATTAAAAGAAAAAGTAAAGTCTCCCTCCGATATGCATTCCAGGCTACTATTGGACTCTCTGGACTTTTCTAGAAAGGAAATGGATAGAAAGAATTGGGATTATTTTTTCTTCGCATTACCCAACCAACAAAAATGGAGGTTATTCCCGATCATCCGTGAGAATCTTCTCTACTTGGATATCGAGACTTCCGGATTAGGAAGCGGGGATTTTGTGACCGTTGTCGGAACTTACGACGGCAATGAATTCAAAACATATTTGAGAGGAAGGAACATGGATGATTTTCCGGAAGAACTTTCCAACTCCCATGTTTTTGTCACTTATAACGGTGCTGCGTTCGATGTTCCTTTTTTAGAAAAGGAATTCGGTAGAAAATTCAAGAATCGTCATTTGGATCTAATGTATATTCTCAGAAGTTTAGGGATCAAAGGCGGCTTGAAAGGGTGCGAGAAAGCATTAGGCATTAAAAGGGACCTTCCTTACGAAGTGAACGGTGCCGACGCAGTTAGATTATGGTGGCAATACGTTCAGTACGACGACCAAGACGCATTAGACCTTCTTTTAAAGTATAATAAAGAAGACGTAGTTAACCTGGAACTTTTGTTTATCAAAGCTTATAACTTGAAGATCAAAGAAACTCGCTTTTTCGGGGAAGTTATCCCGGAGATTTGA
- a CDS encoding NAD(P)-dependent oxidoreductase, with amino-acid sequence MSLPILFYPEGTVGASEIFSHFRNLDVRSYPAKSPEEIEKFKPTVLIANTRLKINQETCLKFPSVKIFATVSSGTDHVNFSDLKKESRVFINSPGSNAGSVSEYCWVSLLHFFSEEELRKKNVGIIGFGNTGKKFAKILEEKKISYIYNDPFLKDRSRPLDEILKCSIVSLHVPLTAAGPYPTVNLLDKDKISKLKEGTLLLNTSRGEVWSEETFQTILDRKDLYKVMDVFYPEPPKGKIAEQMVSLENSIFTPHIAGYSQLGRLLGTYRLAEKLCILYKEDKLPPLSEFLKPDQPISTETFLIEEDRNLRDSWKNQDWEYFERRRNSYPARKDIGLADLE; translated from the coding sequence ATGTCTCTTCCTATTCTTTTTTATCCGGAAGGAACCGTCGGTGCTTCTGAAATTTTTTCCCATTTCCGGAACTTAGACGTGAGATCTTATCCTGCTAAATCTCCGGAAGAGATCGAAAAGTTTAAACCTACCGTATTGATCGCAAATACAAGGCTCAAGATAAATCAAGAGACCTGTCTTAAGTTCCCTAGTGTAAAAATTTTCGCCACAGTAAGTTCCGGAACAGATCATGTGAATTTTTCGGACCTTAAAAAAGAATCCCGTGTATTCATTAATTCGCCTGGAAGCAATGCAGGTTCGGTTTCGGAATATTGCTGGGTATCCTTACTTCATTTTTTTTCGGAAGAAGAATTGAGAAAGAAGAATGTGGGCATCATCGGTTTCGGCAATACAGGCAAGAAGTTCGCAAAAATTTTGGAAGAGAAGAAGATCTCCTATATCTATAACGACCCGTTCCTCAAGGATCGCTCTCGACCTTTAGATGAGATATTGAAATGTTCGATTGTCAGTCTGCACGTTCCACTCACTGCCGCCGGTCCTTATCCAACGGTGAATTTATTGGATAAAGATAAAATTTCCAAATTGAAAGAAGGTACACTTCTGCTGAACACAAGTAGAGGAGAGGTTTGGTCGGAAGAAACCTTCCAAACTATTTTGGATCGAAAGGATTTATACAAGGTAATGGATGTTTTTTATCCGGAACCTCCTAAAGGAAAGATCGCAGAACAAATGGTGAGTTTGGAAAATTCTATCTTTACTCCTCATATTGCAGGTTATAGTCAACTGGGAAGATTACTCGGAACTTACAGACTCGCAGAGAAATTATGTATATTATATAAGGAAGACAAGCTACCTCCGCTTTCCGAATTTTTGAAACCGGATCAACCGATATCTACGGAAACTTTCTTAATAGAAGAGGATCGAAATCTTAGAGACTCTTGGAAAAATCAAGACTGGGAATATTTTGAAAGAAGAAGAAATTCCTACCCGGCCAGAAAAGATATTGGGCTCGCAGACCTAGAATAG
- a CDS encoding LIC10920 family plasminogen-binding lipoprotein, with protein MASSKPFLSKFFPAFVGLIATVAVLVSCNTGDTNKVDLTVTGTDGSTFPIQGEIDKDKTSNCGTATPYSSSTSGTSTGSTTSTGSTTNLFTINSRMYFTTGAFVTLKFVYDATQNQGTVDAQQGFSFSGLPLLGISPVVANYGKIFWGGSGVPVDTGTSSTQALSYLTVTLDLVGNKVTTGSAGLALTQCYTTDFINCTSATSSSMCYTQDGLKCYNTNTASGPTVSIKGDINCTSNAIPSGSSSSTGQ; from the coding sequence ATGGCGTCCTCCAAACCGTTTCTTTCCAAATTTTTTCCTGCATTTGTCGGCCTAATCGCCACGGTCGCGGTGCTTGTGTCCTGCAATACCGGTGATACAAATAAAGTAGATCTTACTGTCACAGGAACCGACGGTTCCACCTTTCCTATCCAAGGAGAAATCGATAAGGACAAAACCTCCAACTGTGGAACTGCGACTCCTTATTCCAGTTCCACGAGCGGAACAAGCACAGGTTCTACAACAAGTACAGGCTCAACTACGAATTTATTTACGATCAACTCCAGGATGTATTTTACCACTGGAGCATTCGTGACCTTGAAATTTGTGTACGACGCTACTCAAAACCAAGGAACGGTAGACGCTCAGCAAGGATTTTCCTTCTCCGGCTTACCTTTATTGGGAATTTCTCCGGTTGTTGCAAACTATGGAAAAATTTTCTGGGGAGGAAGCGGAGTGCCTGTGGATACTGGAACTTCCAGCACCCAAGCTCTCTCCTACTTGACTGTTACCTTGGACTTAGTCGGAAACAAAGTAACGACCGGATCCGCAGGTCTTGCCTTGACCCAATGCTATACTACGGACTTTATCAATTGTACTTCCGCGACTTCTTCCAGTATGTGTTATACCCAAGACGGTTTAAAATGTTATAATACGAATACTGCTAGCGGTCCTACCGTTTCTATCAAAGGTGATATTAACTGTACAAGTAACGCAATCCCTTCCGGTTCTTCCTCCAGTACCGGTCAGTAA
- a CDS encoding lipase secretion chaperone → MLERLKEIPPKIWLFAAGFFILIVLIIFLLWEPGSTGKDFGFDGGDSPGFTVTQNENGEWIINPEIVATSRELYKDGQWLSYDEILKYAANGELDLVSSLWELRRKCPADYTPDQCNEIVKAFILEQYPGADGERLVGLFRKYLSYEMVLREFEQPRGKSQEEIYEIIKKKRRELFSDQDAKLIFGLEEAEKDFQFGYDRFLNEVKNLPGDKKLARYEEYRKGVYGNYYNTIYKREPKFNKYETELYFKETDLNKLSAAERDPQIRSIREKYFGKDGADRIEKVLKEIDAEKKKEEQTATEEQNWLKAHPTARPEEKEKALNEIRVKILGQEEAEAYARRKALEEDQRRLQGK, encoded by the coding sequence ATGTTAGAACGATTAAAAGAAATCCCCCCGAAAATCTGGCTTTTTGCCGCTGGTTTTTTCATCCTTATAGTATTGATCATATTCCTTCTCTGGGAACCCGGCTCAACCGGCAAAGACTTCGGTTTTGATGGAGGAGATTCTCCAGGCTTTACCGTAACCCAAAACGAGAATGGAGAATGGATCATCAATCCTGAGATCGTAGCGACTTCTCGCGAATTATACAAAGACGGCCAATGGTTGAGTTACGACGAGATCCTGAAATACGCTGCAAATGGAGAGTTGGATCTTGTATCTTCTCTTTGGGAATTGAGAAGGAAATGTCCTGCGGATTATACCCCGGACCAATGTAACGAAATAGTAAAAGCATTTATCTTGGAACAGTATCCAGGAGCGGATGGAGAAAGACTCGTCGGTCTTTTTAGAAAATACCTTTCTTACGAAATGGTATTAAGAGAATTCGAACAACCTAGAGGCAAAAGCCAAGAAGAAATTTACGAAATCATAAAGAAGAAGAGAAGAGAACTTTTTTCCGACCAAGATGCTAAGTTGATCTTCGGATTGGAAGAAGCGGAGAAGGATTTCCAATTCGGTTACGACAGGTTCCTGAACGAGGTCAAAAATCTTCCCGGAGACAAGAAACTTGCAAGATACGAAGAATATCGCAAGGGAGTTTACGGAAATTATTATAATACGATCTATAAAAGAGAACCTAAGTTCAATAAATACGAAACAGAACTTTATTTCAAGGAAACCGACCTAAACAAATTATCCGCAGCAGAAAGAGATCCGCAAATCCGTTCGATCCGAGAAAAATATTTCGGAAAAGACGGAGCGGATAGGATCGAAAAAGTCTTAAAAGAAATAGATGCTGAAAAGAAGAAGGAAGAACAAACCGCTACGGAAGAGCAAAATTGGCTAAAAGCCCACCCTACTGCAAGACCTGAAGAAAAAGAAAAAGCTCTAAACGAGATCAGAGTTAAAATTTTAGGCCAAGAAGAAGCAGAGGCTTACGCTAGAAGAAAAGCCTTAGAAGAAGACCAAAGACGTTTACAAGGCAAATGA